The Lolium rigidum isolate FL_2022 chromosome 2, APGP_CSIRO_Lrig_0.1, whole genome shotgun sequence genomic interval TTCTGACAGTGACAAATCTGAATCTGCGTATACTACACTAGAATGTATGTACCAGGTAAGTCTGAATATATCCAACAGATTAGTGGCTAGAATATACGTTTTATGACTTCTATCTACTGGACGACAAGTTAAGGTTTGTCGAGAGCACATATTGTTCTTTGAGAGTCGAGATCGATAGATTGGAGATGAAAGGAGAGGACGACGCATCCGAATAGGTTCCATCAAAAAAGATGATCATTATCGACGGATTTGATCTGTCAGTCTTTATCTTGCAAACAGAGGCACAAAAATGTTGGACAAGAAGAATCGGATTCTCCATTACCACAAGTCTCACTCAGATTCAAGAAAGACATGATTCAGTGTCCAATGGGACTTTACCAAACCAAGTTAAGGGCACATCCACATCATAGGAAGAAGATGCAAGAATGATTTTCTACTTACATCCAAGATCAACAAATTCATGAACTCAAACATCATTTTTTTCTTGAACTCTTTGATTTCAATGGGATTTAAATTGTCTGAACCATCCTTCCAAAAGGCCGGATTCGGTAGAAATTTTCCTACAAAATAGCACAATCTAACTATCCACATAAGGAAAAATGGCAGGGACTACAATTCTCAAAAACCCTTACGAGTCAACGAGGCAAATGTCTCTTGCTTTTTCTCTGTGTTACAGAGGTGTAGATGAACTGGCCTAACATTTCCCTATCATGTTATTTTTTGTCAACGATAATAGCATTAAGAACTGGATAGACAACTCCTGTTCACATCTGTGTGTATTATATTACATAACATACCACTCCTGTGCACATCAGcagtaagaaccaagaacaaaatGACAAGACCTAGGCTTATTTCCTATGTACATGTTCACGTTAGTAGTACTGGCACTCATCTATTGTTAGCCATGGGAAGAACAATCACCTACCTATCAGCAATTCTGATTCAGCAGCAACAATCAGCATTCATGAACTACATGGTCGAAaaagctccggcgagcaattggggACGGCAGCTAGGTGAATTCACCTCTCCAGCGAGAAATTGAGCAATCGGCGATGGGTTCGGTCGAGGGCAGCAGCTAGACGAATTCACCTGGGAGCGAAGGAGACGGAGATGTCGGTGGGGACGCGGAACTTGTCGGCCCAGTCCTGCGCCTCCAGGAAGAGCTTGGAGACCTTGGCGGCGACCCAGGACATCTCCGGCCGGGCCTCGGGGTCCTTGGCGACGCACCGCAGCGCCACCGCCGTGAGCGTCTCGGCCGCGTCGACGGGGAAGGAATCTTTCAGCCTCCGGTCCACCCACCGCCGCATCCcctccccgccgcccgccgcggccCCGGCGGTCTCGATCAGCGACGTCCGCTCGTACTCCCCGGTCGCCTTGTTGTGCTCGTACCGCACGGGTTCTTCCCCGGACAGCAGCTCCAGCAGCAGCACGCCGAGCGCGAACACGTCGGAGCGCCGCGACGGCGCGCCCCCCGCGATGATCTCCGGCGCCATGTACCCGCGCGTGCCCTCGATCCGCCGGCTCCCCGTGCGGCGGTGCCTGGCGCTGGCGGGGTGGGGCTGGGATTCGTCGGAGTCGGACGGGGGGAGCTCGCCGGCGAGGTCGGCGGCGCCGAAATGGGCGATCTTGGCGCGGAGGCGGGCGCCGTCGCCGCAGACGAggacggtggaggaggagaggcggttGTGGACGGTGCCGGCCTGGAGGTGGACGTAGCTGAGCGCGTCGCAGGCGTTGGCGGCGACGCGGAGGCGGGCGGTCCAGGTGGCCAGCGGCGTGAAGGCGCGGTTGCCGCGGAGGAGGGCGGAGAGCggggcggcgtccgggacgagctcGTAGGCGAGGAAGAGGGAGCCgtcgggggaggcggcggcgccgtagAGGCGCGCGATGGCGGCGTGGTGGCAGTGGCCGAGCACGGCGAGGCGGGCGGAGACCTCGGGCGGGTCGCGCCGCAGCGCGCGGCGGAAGACGGCGGCCGGGTGGCCCCGGAGCGCGCAGCGgaaggagttggaggaggacgggGCGAGGCGGTGGGAGGGGGCGAagttggaggtggcggcggcgagctcgGCGAAGGTGAGGAGGAGCGGGAGGTCCGGGAGGGAGCCCTGCTTGAGGGCCTgcagggaggaggcggcggaggaggaggtggtggagagggAGGATGTggaggagctgtaggaggtgtggTTGGGCGGGTGGGTGCTGGAGGAGCGGGACGTCGACGGGACGACGGAGTCGGCGGTTGCGGTGGCGCCGGAGCTCTTGGACTTGCACATCGGCCTGCGAACGCCAACCATTGGGCgaccgacctcttgcttccgctgcTTGCTCTCTCTCAAACTGCGGCCGTAAATAgagcttcaaaattttaaaaacgcCAGCACTGGGCGTCCCCGGATGTTTCCCCCAGATCTCACCTCAATCCATATGGTCTTTCCAAGTTCCAATACCGCAATTCTTTCATTGCAGAATTTTAGTTCCTTTTTAGAAAATATTTTATGTTATTGTAGCATGTTCAATTCTCCCCAGTTCactcaagcaaaaaaaaaacgaacCTCCACATTTGTTTCATTGAATAAAAAACGGATCGATCACAAACAAATTAAAAATGACCCATAGGACAAATAAAGCCGGGCGAGACCTCACCGCTGACCTCATAacatttttattattactatagcATCGTTGTACCATTTTTTTTTCCGCGGGTCCTTGCAGCACTATCGCTTGCTCTTTGCAGCACCGACGTAGACTGATGGTAGCACCAGCGCTCTTCACTCGTAGAAACGACACCTACCTATTGGAGCACCACACGCTCCAAATGGCAACACCGCCACACACCCCTCGTAGCACAATTAGTGTTCCTTCGTAGCACCGGCAGGTTTTCTTTGCAACACCGTCGTAACACTCCTCATAGTATTGTCGGGTGCCTTCTTCGCATTATCGCCACATGCCCCACTAGAACTACCGAGGTTTGCTTGTATCTCTCCCACATGCCCCTTGTAGCATCGCCTGCCCCActtgcagcagcgccgacgattcTGATTTCGGGAAAGGAGGCGCTGCAGGGCACTAACACCTTTCCACCGTAGCACCACCGACCATGGAGTTCAAAGACAAGGGGATAAACCGCAAATGAGGCTGGGAGAGCTCACGAAGGTGGAACCCGACGAGTCAAGTGAGGGTGGTGGCTGGCAGCGGAGCTCGACATGGATCCACCTGCTATCTCCGTCGACGTTTCCCACATCGCATTAGGCGGAGTGGTAGGGTCATAGATGTGAGGGAGTGAGGAGGGAGCAGCGGTGCTTGCAGCACTGGAGGTGCGGCGGGAGGAGATGACTTTTTGTGCATCTTCTGCCGGAGATTGGACTCCGGGTGTGCTCGCGGTAGATAGAAAACAAGGGATAAATGAGAGGCCATGGAAATGAGGAAGGAGACTAGGTGTGTGTTCGGTTCCAGAACCAGGGggcggaatggttccattccgacGTCATGGGACGGTTCCTACCCCATGTTCGgttcaaaaaaaattaagaaatgGAACCGTTACATTTTCTGTTTGGTTCAGGATAACAGcctaaacatgatttttttatCCAAATAAAAATCAACAAAGGGAAAAAAAACCCTTCCCTGCAAGACCTCCATCCTGCCGGCGAAGGCCCCCCATTCCCGACGGCGAAGCCCCTGTCCCTGCCCTGCGGTGCCAAAATTAGAGGCAAAATCAGAGGAGCAAGGCCTGGCACGGTCACATGTGCTTGGCCGCTGCGCTTGCCTGGCCACATGTGGACTTGattggccgccgccaccgtcgctgtTAGGTCCTTAGCATGCTGCCCTGCctcggagagagagagatggaacGGGAGTGAGATTAGCGAGAACATTAGACTTTTTTTCGCATGCATGGAGCAATGCTTAGCGAGCTGTTTCCCAAGATTCCACCGATTTGGCCGGATGAGTCCATTCCGCATCTTGGAGGTATATTCCGTTCCTAGGAACTACTCGATTCCATTACTCTTGCCCAACCGAACACAGAAATGGCCGCTAGGTACGGAATTGTCCCGTCCCATTTATCATAATTCCAGAACCGAACGCACCCTAGGAGAAAGAAAGCGGTAGTGCCTATGCATAGTAATTCACCCGTTTTACCAATGTGACCAGGCCCAGTTGTCGCTCGAACACATGTATCCTTTGGAGGTTTACAAGTGTTTTCCTTTAGAAAGTTAGCATCACATGTTGATTCACTGGCacgtcttttgtttttctttttttagatGGTTAATTTATGTATCGATCTTGAGTGACTCGTGAACTGCTGTAATAATTTTGATACTGTGACTGCAATGATTTCTAATAATGAAATAAAGGCCGCATGCATCTATTCGTTCGATGCACAGGCAGGGGTTTTTTtctccccatttcaaaaaaaaaaatgtgagCATCAAAATAAAGGTTGCGCCTTTTTCTTCCAACCTCTTTGCGTCTCTGCTCCGTATGTAGATATAGTCATTGCTCACGAAGTTGGCTGGCTGGTCGATCGGTTCAAAGACAGATCAAACATTGGATAATTGTTGTTCGTGGAGCAAATGTTTGTTTTGTTCTCTTTGAAATTATCTCGTAAAACGTCTTCTATTTAGAAACGGAGTGCCGAGATTAGATGGATGGTAGGTTTAGGGAAATGGATGAAAAGTTGGCCattgatgtttttattttgtccTAGGTTTTACCACAAACGAAAAATTTACCTTGACGTTCGTCCTATTGAAATGGATGATAGGTTTTACCTCAAACGAAACCTTTTGAGTCGTCATCTATACATCCAACTTTACAATATCTTGACGTTCGTCCAAAACATTAGCAGAAAATCCCATGTGATGGCCACACGAGCCACGCCCAACCTGAAGCTCCCTGATGGTGACTACCGATCTGTCCGTCGGCCAGGGCCAGTGTATGAAAGTTGCACGTCTACACGGAGTGAGAGCGACGCGACTGCAAGTTTGCATCCAAATATCCGATTACGTCCGCGCATGCGCGAGACGCCGAGACCAGCTGACAACAAAGACCACTTGTtttgccttcttcttctgttgATCTATTCGCTTGTTTGATCTCGTCTCCTAATTAAGCCCACTGTATATGTATGGGGCTGCGCTGAAGGATTACTGTATTTTTCGCAAGAAAGAAATTAAGGAATACTGTACATGTAAGGCGCGTCAGCATGACGATATCGTATTGCGGTACAACTAAACCGCACGCTTAATTACCCGTGTAGGGGTTGCTCAATCTTTTTTACAACGTCCATAACAGCAATTAACCTCACTTTCTAAAAACTGAATGCTTAATTTTCCGTATGATTGTGGTCAACTGGCCGTGTGTGTAATACAATTTTGATGTTGCTGGGTTTCGTTGCAGCTTGCTGGACCATGATCACGATGAACtgccaaatcaaatcaaatttcgaTGGCTCAGTAATTACTTTGAGGGTGACATGTACACAATTCTCGCAATAATCTAGTACTATATGTGTGGTCTTGTACTACGAAGGACGCAATACACTCTGATGTACTCAGGATGCGAACAAGAAATCTTCAGCTCGAATCTCTCGTTTAATCGTTTGACTCATAACAGCCGGAAGACCAGTTCAGCTCTCTTGAATTCCCGTTTATTCCAATCGGAACAAACCCGAGGATATATATACGTTGATGTCAGTTTGTAAGGGAGTCAAAATGTAAGGATAGATATCTGGCATCACATATGTCATCAAGCTTCCTAACGGTGCAGGTCAGGGGTGAAACTCTATACTTCTACACTTTTAACATGGGGTAGGTCGACGTTGACCGTCTTGACTAGCACCACACAAACGCTAGTCAAGCAGTGTTCCTTTATCCGTTAAAACTCAAACACCGACATGCTAATGTGGGTCACAAGCTAAGCCCAAACTGTCACGTACTTGTATTGTAACCGGTACTTGATAAACAAAACTAAAAGTAAGAAGAAAAATACtcggatgttttttttttttgaagtaagaaCATTCCATTAAATATgagcagcaagccgcctcattaaaaaccttccagtccccttcggtaccctggtaaggaatatAGTGCGTAAGAAACTTGCTGCTCCGAGAAATTACACAATGTTCATACAATCACGGTCAATCAAAGCCGAGGCGCAGCTCGGTGATGACCTCCACATAAGACCACTTGCTCCTGATTTACCTAGCTGAGCTAAAGAAAGAGCGACAGCGTTACTCAACCGTCCCACCTTAGCCACGCTAAAACCCTGAAACACCCGCAAGAGCTCTTTTGCCTGTAGGTAAAGGCACCAATTGTCTGTACGGTCTTTCCCTGGATCCTTGATCATCTGCACTGCACGTAAACAGTCAGTCTCCAGAATTGCCGGTCCTACAAAGTGTTGTGTAAGCTGGTTTAGGCCCTCTAAGCACGCCAGAGCCTCCGCTTCTTCGGCACTTGCACAACTAGGGACATATGTCCACTCAGTTAAGATAGGCTGGCCAAGGTAGTCTCTTATTATGACACCGATACCTgccgttcttgttcttgggtcccAGCCAACATCTACGCTTTGAAATGTCCTTCCTCTGGTGCTGTCCAAGCTGTCCAACTGGTAAGACCAGTAGAACCCTCATGCACATGAAGTTCGGAGGAAACAATCTCTTTACCTTTTGGATCTACGTAGGCTGGAGTAACTGTAGAAAAGGAGGTCAAGTAGCTAGCAATGAAGGTCGCTGATGCAGCGATCGAAGCCTTCCCATCTCCGTGGACAATGTTGTTACGGTGGTGCCAAACTCGCCAAAGGAGAAACAAGGTGCGTGATCGCATGTCTCCATGCATTCCATTGAGCAAGGACAAGAGCCATTCGGTTCGAGACGCCTAAAGCGTTTCTTCCGATGGTAGCGTCCAGACTTTCCTCATCTCTTCTCTCAGAGCTCTAGCCATCGTGCATCGAACTAGCGCATGGTGTGCGTCTTCATCTTCCCGACCACAAATGGTACAAACAGGCTCAATAGTATTGATTCACCGGTGAAGCTCCGATTTTACTGCCAGCATAGAAGTGGCCACCTTCCAAGCAAACACACGAATTTTATTCGGGACGTGCGCCTTCCAAACAAGATCCCAGATTCCCCGATCACCAGAGGGTTCAGAACTTGATTGCCCATTGCTGAGAGAGTTATATGCTGGCTCCATACCCAGCTTGTAGGCCGAAAAATACTTGGATGTTGGCTCCCGAAGAGAGTGGAATAGTTACAATGGGATATATAAAAAAATCGTTTCATAGCCTGATGTGGTTTTCCATATGTATAAATATTTTCTTAGGTTTTATAGTACATGATAAAGAGGAAACCAAAGGTTATTCTTATTTATGACTATTGGATGAGATTTACTGTATGGAAAAAGAGGTAGTAGCACAATTCACTTCATATAATTTTATTAATATTTCAATTAACACCAATTTCTTGGTGACTAGGGTCGTATTAATTATGATCTCATAGTACATATCTCTAAGTCTCTATTGAATCATTCATACATTTTCTAAATATTTCagatgttgccctcgcatttgcgagggccaccttcctAGTTGTGGTAACATTTTGTAGAGGAAAATTAATAGCTAAATCAGCAAGAAAGGTGTCTCTCGATTTTGTGAATATTCTCTAGCCTTTTCCAAAACATGGTCCATACTCTATAGCCATTCCAACAAATATACACTAGCCTTTTATGAGTAATCTCACTCTTTAAGAGATGGACTTAGGTCTTGATACCTccatagaaaaaaaaatcaaatcccacatCTATCCGACTCAGGCCAAAGAACTGTTCTTTAAGGAAGTGTAACCTTTCATGTCTTGGTTGTGTCAAAACCAGACGAATCCCTAATATTTTCTTTCGTGTTTTACTGTGATGACCCTCACGGGGTATATGTAGCGTTAAATAAGGGAGATGACCTGGAGTGTTTCTAATCTTATCTCACGATCCCTATTATATGCGTATTCTGACATTATGCTCGTTTTCCGACAAAGCCAAGGAAAAGAACATAACGTTTCACTAGCTTAGTGTTCCTGCAAATAGATGGCAATTAATATTTTTTTTAACACCCTCCGAAGGGAAATACTAGGATGTTCATGAGGAAACAAGATTCCATGAATGCAACTAGCTAGGTTCAAATAGATTATGTTGGCTTGAAATGGAGTTTGAGTAGATTGACATCCCGTGCCCGGTTCtcatgttttttgttttgttttgttgaaaCAACCATATTGCCCTACTTGGTTCGACGACAAGGTAAAGAGTGCGATGCACGGCAGCACAGATGTTTACCAAATGCATGAGCATGAACAAATGCATGCATGGTGGGTGTCGGCGGGGTTGACTAAGATGAAGTGCCGGCCGGAGAAGTGTGAATGGTACAGGGAAGAGAACAAATGAAATCGCGTGGTGTGGGCTTGGCTGCTAATAGTTGTAAGGCCCCTATATTGATAGCATGTAGACGATATAtcctctcgtgtattgtaatactTCAATTATAATGAGAACGCCGCCGTTCGTTTTgtagtttttttcctttttggttttttttcacgtaatatttttgttctttttcttcgtTTGATATACTTTTATTAAGCG includes:
- the LOC124688762 gene encoding protein LYK5-like yields the protein MVGVRRPMCKSKSSGATATADSVVPSTSRSSSTHPPNHTSYSSSTSSLSTTSSSAASSLQALKQGSLPDLPLLLTFAELAAATSNFAPSHRLAPSSSNSFRCALRGHPAAVFRRALRRDPPEVSARLAVLGHCHHAAIARLYGAAASPDGSLFLAYELVPDAAPLSALLRGNRAFTPLATWTARLRVAANACDALSYVHLQAGTVHNRLSSSTVLVCGDGARLRAKIAHFGAADLAGELPPSDSDESQPHPASARHRRTGSRRIEGTRGYMAPEIIAGGAPSRRSDVFALGVLLLELLSGEEPVRYEHNKATGEYERTSLIETAGAAAGGGEGMRRWVDRRLKDSFPVDAAETLTAVALRCVAKDPEARPEMSWVAAKVSKLFLEAQDWADKFRVPTDISVSFAPR